Proteins co-encoded in one Christiangramia fulva genomic window:
- a CDS encoding efflux RND transporter periplasmic adaptor subunit, with product MKKIIYFLIVALISGISLSCGNETHTSEVKSDPIKVRLSTPDTVKDTFLTASGKIEAVENAKLSTRMMGYIHKIYVNIGDRVKKGELLVSINNTDLQAKLAQVNARITEAEAAFKNAKKDYERYQALFEENSASQKEMDDMSANYEMAKARLEAARQMKNEIQSQFTYANIRAPFSGVITNKFVEEGAMANPGMPLLAMEAPGKFEMKAMIPEADISQIKPETDVLVLIKTLDKTVQGKVTEVGSSASNTGGQYPVKISLEETTEGLRSGMYATVQFPVESPEQKNKIVFVPKNVLTYRGDLTGLYTVSSEGTAILRWIRPGRTIGDQVEILSGLEPEEPYITSSNGKITNGSPVVIE from the coding sequence ATGAAAAAAATAATATACTTTTTAATAGTTGCTTTAATCTCGGGTATTAGCCTGAGTTGTGGGAATGAAACCCATACAAGCGAAGTTAAAAGCGACCCTATAAAAGTAAGGCTCAGCACACCAGATACCGTAAAGGACACCTTTCTCACTGCCAGCGGAAAAATTGAAGCCGTGGAGAATGCAAAACTGAGTACCCGCATGATGGGGTACATCCATAAAATTTACGTGAATATTGGTGACAGGGTTAAGAAAGGGGAACTATTGGTTTCTATTAATAATACTGACCTGCAGGCGAAACTTGCCCAGGTCAATGCAAGGATCACTGAGGCCGAGGCCGCATTTAAGAATGCGAAAAAGGATTATGAACGTTACCAGGCTCTATTTGAAGAAAATTCGGCTTCCCAAAAAGAAATGGACGATATGTCTGCAAATTATGAGATGGCCAAAGCAAGGCTGGAAGCGGCAAGGCAAATGAAAAACGAGATCCAGTCTCAGTTTACCTATGCAAACATCCGGGCTCCTTTTAGTGGGGTGATCACCAACAAATTTGTTGAAGAAGGAGCTATGGCCAATCCCGGAATGCCTCTCCTTGCCATGGAAGCTCCCGGTAAATTCGAGATGAAGGCTATGATCCCTGAAGCCGATATTTCCCAGATTAAACCGGAAACTGACGTACTGGTTCTGATTAAAACTCTTGACAAGACTGTACAGGGCAAGGTAACCGAAGTAGGAAGCTCAGCGAGCAATACCGGTGGCCAGTATCCGGTGAAAATAAGCCTGGAAGAGACTACTGAAGGCTTACGTTCCGGAATGTACGCTACTGTTCAGTTTCCTGTGGAAAGTCCGGAGCAGAAAAATAAAATTGTATTCGTCCCAAAAAACGTCCTTACCTATCGCGGTGATCTTACGGGATTATATACGGTTAGTTCTGAAGGAACCGCCATTTTGAGGTGGATACGCCCCGGCAGGACTATTGGCGACCAGGTAGAAATACTTTCAGGTCTTGAACCAGAAGAACCATATATCACTTCTTCAAATGGTAAAATTACCAATGGTAGTCCTGTGGTTATTGAATAA
- a CDS encoding TolC family protein, translating to MRHINPFLVIPALLFTWFFQAQQVLPVKKEQVLEQVMEKNRKLNITKQEFLAAKADYHQTNAVFLPNISVSHTAMTTTNPLMAFGFKLNQESIVQSDFNPDLLNNPDRVNNFATKIEVEQPLLNFDAITQRSAAKKKMQATELQSLRTEDAIKMEVEKAYMQLQLAYKAVDVLENALKAARENLKLAENSFKQGYLQKSDVLAVRVRVGEVENKLQYAKSNVNNASDYLSFLMDGKQGILLKPTDTLSITTLPEEAPELSENRADIQAMYLAVQAREKMHLSDKLSFLPRLNAFGSYELYDNDLFQGSANGYIAGVSLSWDILKGTKRFGEMAKSKAEAEKSRLEYEQYVDQSKMEIARAKRALKDAENQLNLTSLALEQSRESLRIRRNRFEQGLEKTTELLMSESMVSQKELEFYQTVYEYNYALEYLKFLRKS from the coding sequence ATGAGACACATAAACCCCTTTCTGGTAATTCCGGCACTTCTTTTTACCTGGTTCTTTCAGGCTCAGCAGGTACTTCCTGTAAAAAAAGAACAGGTATTGGAGCAGGTGATGGAAAAAAACAGAAAATTAAATATCACAAAACAGGAATTTCTGGCAGCAAAAGCCGATTATCACCAAACCAATGCTGTATTTCTCCCCAATATAAGTGTCTCGCATACCGCGATGACCACCACCAATCCGCTTATGGCTTTTGGATTTAAACTTAATCAGGAAAGTATCGTACAAAGCGATTTTAATCCTGATTTGCTTAATAATCCCGATCGCGTAAATAATTTTGCTACAAAAATTGAAGTAGAGCAACCGCTCTTAAATTTCGATGCAATTACCCAGCGCAGTGCCGCAAAAAAGAAAATGCAGGCCACAGAACTTCAGTCGCTGCGCACAGAAGATGCCATTAAAATGGAAGTGGAAAAAGCATACATGCAGCTACAACTCGCATATAAAGCGGTTGATGTGCTGGAAAATGCCTTAAAAGCCGCCCGGGAGAACTTAAAACTCGCTGAAAACAGCTTCAAACAGGGATATCTTCAAAAATCAGATGTACTGGCGGTAAGAGTTAGAGTTGGCGAGGTTGAAAACAAACTTCAGTATGCCAAAAGCAATGTGAATAACGCTTCTGATTACCTGTCTTTTTTAATGGACGGGAAGCAGGGAATATTGCTAAAACCTACAGATACCCTTTCGATAACCACTCTTCCCGAAGAAGCTCCCGAGCTTTCAGAAAACAGGGCCGATATACAGGCAATGTACCTGGCTGTCCAGGCGAGAGAAAAAATGCATCTATCAGATAAACTTTCTTTTCTTCCACGACTGAATGCTTTTGGGAGCTATGAACTCTATGATAATGATCTATTCCAGGGAAGTGCTAACGGATATATAGCCGGTGTTTCGCTGAGCTGGGATATCCTCAAAGGAACCAAAAGATTCGGTGAGATGGCAAAAAGTAAGGCAGAAGCCGAAAAATCTAGGCTGGAATACGAACAGTATGTGGACCAAAGCAAAATGGAAATAGCCAGGGCAAAAAGGGCCTTAAAAGATGCTGAAAACCAGTTAAATCTTACCAGCCTTGCTCTGGAACAGTCGAGGGAATCATTGCGCATAAGAAGAAACCGGTTTGAGCAGGGGCTTGAAAAAACTACTGAACTCCTGATGAGTGAAAGCATGGTATCACAGAAAGAGCTTGAATTCTACCAAACCGTTTACGAATATAATTATGCACTGGAATATCTGAAATTTTTAAGAAAAAGCTAA